The genomic window TTATATAGGAGAAGGGCAGGAGGGAGTCCGGAAAAAGCTCCGGGAGCTGATGCTGAAGTATTTGAGCGACATCAACGTTCAGGCATTAATTCTTTCCGCTCTCCTGCTTGAGGAGAACTTCACGGTCGAAGACGACCCTGTGAATTTAGTGGCGGACGAGCTGATTGGAATAAACATCGCCGAATACATAGGTGGAAAGATGGCGCTCTTCAACTTCTTCTACTACGACACAAGGAAGCCCGGGATTCTGGCGGAGCTACCGCCCTTTTTGGACGATGCCATCGGAGGCTTCATAGCGGGCTGCATGACGAGGCTCTTCGAATCGGAGGCGGACTGGCCATGAGGAACCTCCTGCCGTTCTTGACACGGGTGCCAATCAAGGGCGACTTCGAAAAAGCCCGCGAGGAGCTCTGGGCCTTTCCACTCGTTGCATTAGTTAGTTCAGCGCTCCCAACGCTCGTCCTCTACTTAAGGCTTCCCCTCTCGAACGTCCTAGCGGTTATCGCGCTTTACTTCACCATTGGCCTCCTTCACCTCGACGGCTTGGCGGACTTTGCCGACGGAGTGATGGTCAAGGGCGAGCGGGAGAGGAAGATAAAGGCCATGAAGGACGTAAACACAGGTATAGCCGGCTTCTTTGCCGTGGTAATGGTTCTGCTCCTGCAGGTTTACTCGCTCGGGCT from Thermococcus sp. MAR1 includes these protein-coding regions:
- the cobZ gene encoding alpha-ribazole phosphatase CobZ translates to MRTKELLKRLESKEITLEKMLDTAMELYIGEGQEGVRKKLRELMLKYLSDINVQALILSALLLEENFTVEDDPVNLVADELIGINIAEYIGGKMALFNFFYYDTRKPGILAELPPFLDDAIGGFIAGCMTRLFESEADWP